One genomic region from Pseudoduganella dura encodes:
- a CDS encoding NmrA family NAD(P)-binding protein, producing the protein MGTRTFLVAGATGDTGRHTAHELLAGGHAVRAFVHRVDERSEALRAAGADIVTGDLLDIDAVRAALDGVHGAYFVYPLRPGLLDATAYFAQAAREAGTGVVVNMSQISARRDAASNAARNHWIAERVFDWSGVPVVHVRPTYFAEWLLYPHVRAAIRDEGLIKLPFGTGRHAPIAAEDQGRAIAALLADPAPHLGRTYTLNGPEEMDEHGIAAAVGEVLGRTISYQPISIDEYRARLAATGLWPYLIQHLVEVGIDCSNGVFRGTDRIIGSLTGKGPMTVQAFVRKHAAAFG; encoded by the coding sequence ATGGGTACCAGGACTTTTCTCGTTGCCGGCGCCACCGGCGATACCGGCCGCCATACCGCGCACGAGCTGCTAGCCGGCGGGCACGCGGTTCGCGCCTTCGTGCACCGGGTCGATGAGCGCTCGGAAGCGCTGCGCGCCGCAGGCGCGGACATCGTGACCGGCGACCTGCTCGATATCGATGCCGTGCGCGCGGCGCTCGATGGCGTGCACGGCGCCTACTTTGTCTACCCGCTGCGCCCCGGCCTGCTCGATGCCACCGCGTATTTCGCCCAGGCGGCGCGCGAAGCCGGCACCGGCGTCGTGGTCAACATGTCGCAGATCTCGGCTCGACGCGATGCCGCCAGCAATGCCGCGCGCAATCACTGGATCGCCGAGCGGGTGTTCGACTGGTCCGGCGTGCCGGTGGTGCACGTGCGCCCCACCTATTTCGCCGAGTGGCTGCTGTATCCGCACGTGCGCGCGGCGATCCGCGACGAAGGCCTGATCAAGCTGCCGTTCGGCACCGGGCGCCACGCGCCGATCGCCGCCGAAGACCAGGGCCGCGCCATCGCCGCCCTGCTGGCCGATCCGGCACCGCACCTCGGCCGCACCTACACGCTGAACGGCCCGGAAGAGATGGACGAACATGGCATCGCCGCCGCTGTCGGCGAGGTGCTCGGCCGCACCATCAGCTACCAGCCGATTTCCATCGACGAGTACCGCGCGCGGCTCGCCGCCACCGGCCTGTGGCCGTACCTGATCCAGCACCTGGTCGAAGTGGGGATCGACTGCAGCAACGGCGTATTCCGGGGCACCGACCGGATCATCGGATCGCTCACCGGCAAGGGGCCGATGACTGTGCAGGCATTCGTCCGCAAGCATGCCGCTGCATTCGGCTGA